In a genomic window of Flavobacterium lipolyticum:
- a CDS encoding adenylate kinase has translation MINIVLFGKPGAGKGTQAEFLKEKYKLTHLSTGDIFRFNLKNDTDLGKQARVFMDNGALVPCEVTTAMLIDEVKKHPDTAGFLFDGYPRTLDQAEALDQFLPTIGSSVTATVALEADDEILVARLLERGKTSGRADDQDEEKIRVRYQEYNEKTAPLIGYYKEQNKFHAVNGIGTIEEITERLTSVIDNL, from the coding sequence ATGATTAACATTGTTTTATTTGGAAAGCCAGGGGCAGGTAAAGGAACTCAGGCAGAATTTTTAAAAGAAAAGTACAAATTAACACATCTTTCAACAGGAGATATTTTTCGTTTTAACTTAAAAAATGATACAGATTTAGGAAAACAAGCAAGAGTTTTTATGGATAACGGAGCGTTAGTTCCGTGTGAAGTAACTACCGCAATGTTAATTGATGAGGTAAAAAAACATCCTGATACAGCAGGGTTTTTGTTCGACGGTTATCCTAGAACTTTAGATCAGGCGGAAGCTTTAGATCAATTTTTACCAACGATTGGATCAAGTGTAACGGCGACTGTTGCATTAGAAGCAGATGATGAAATTCTAGTGGCTCGTTTGTTAGAAAGAGGAAAAACAAGCGGAAGAGCTGACGATCAGGACGAAGAGAAAATTAGAGTAAGATACCAGGAGTACAATGAAAAAACAGCTCCACTAATTGGATATTATAAAGAACAAAATAAGTTTCATGCCGTAAATGGTATCGGAACCATCGAAGAAATTACAGAGCGATTAACGTCAGTTATAGATAATTTGTAG
- a CDS encoding phosphoribosyltransferase, which yields MIQLHDKQFVPFISAKEIDFALTKIVAQVEDDFGDDTPIFIGVLNGAFMVVADFLKKYKGLCEVSFIKMASYKGIESTNTVKELIGINQDLSGRTVILIEDIIDTGNTIEELKQLFKAQNVKHFKIATLFFKPEAYKKDIKIDYIGIRIPNKFIVGYGLDYDGLGRNFPEVYKLAE from the coding sequence ATGATACAACTTCACGATAAACAATTTGTTCCGTTTATTTCGGCCAAAGAAATTGATTTCGCTTTAACTAAAATAGTAGCACAGGTAGAAGATGATTTTGGAGACGATACCCCAATTTTTATTGGTGTTTTAAATGGGGCTTTTATGGTAGTTGCCGATTTTTTGAAGAAATACAAAGGCCTTTGCGAGGTTTCATTTATCAAAATGGCTTCTTATAAAGGAATTGAAAGTACCAATACGGTAAAAGAATTAATAGGGATCAATCAGGATTTATCAGGAAGAACGGTTATTCTTATTGAAGATATTATTGATACAGGAAATACAATTGAAGAATTGAAACAACTGTTTAAAGCACAAAATGTAAAGCATTTTAAAATTGCTACTTTGTTTTTTAAACCGGAAGCTTATAAAAAAGACATCAAGATAGATTATATCGGAATCAGAATTCCGAATAAATTTATTGTAGGTTACGGACTGGACTATGATGGTTTGGGAAGAAACTTTCCCGAAGTTTATAAATTGGCAGAATAA